From a single Sorghum bicolor cultivar BTx623 chromosome 5, Sorghum_bicolor_NCBIv3, whole genome shotgun sequence genomic region:
- the LOC8070688 gene encoding auxin transporter-like protein 3: MASEKVETIVAGNYMEMERDVVVGGGHGDDQPGGGDAASSGARAAGGKKKLGLSSRLFWHGGSVYDAWFSCASNQVAQVLLTLPYSFSQLGMASGVVFQLFYGLMGSWTAYLISVLYVEYRTRKERDKVDFRNHVIQWFEVLDGLLGKHWRNVGLFFNCTFLLFGSVIQLIACASNIYYINDKYDKRTWTYIFGACCATTVFIPSFHNYRIWSFLGLLMTTYTAWYLTIAAIAHGQVEGVTHSGPSKMVLYFTGATNILYTFGGHAVTVEIMHAMWKPQKFKLIYLVATLYVLTLTLPSASAVYWAFGDMLLDHSNAFSLLPRSGFRDAAVILMLIHQFITFGFACTPLYFVWEKLIGVHETGSVALRAAARLPVVVPIWFLAIIFPFFGPINSTVGSLLVSFTVYIIPALAHMATFAPPAARENAVERPPRGVGGWAGMYAANCFVVAWVLVVGFGFGGWASTVNFVRQVDTFGLFTRCYQCPPKH, from the exons ATGGCGTCGGAGAAGGTGGAGACGATCGTGGCGGGGAACTACATGGAGATGGAGCgcgacgtcgtcgtcggcggcggccatggcgacgACCAacccggcggcggcgacgcggcgTCGTCCGGGGCCAGAGCCGCCGGCGGCAAGAAGAAGCTTGGGCTGTCGTCGAGGCTGTTCTGGCACGGCGGGTCGGTGTACGACGCGTGGTTCAGCTGCGCGTCGAACCAGGTGGCGCAGGTGCTGCTGACGCTGCCCTACTCCTTCTCGCAGCTGGGGATGGCGTCCGGGGTGGTGTTCCAGCTCTTCTATGGCCTCATGGGCAGCTGGACCGCCTACCTCATCAGCGTCCTCTACGTCGAGTACCGCACCAGGAAGGAGCGTGACAAGGTCGACTTCAGGAACCATGTCATCCAG TGGTTTGAGGTTCTTGATGGGCTACTGGGGAAGCACTGGAGGAACGTCGgcctcttcttcaactgcacgTTCCTCCTCTTCGGCTCCGTCATCCAGCTCATCGCATGTGCAAG CAACATCTACTACATCAACGACAAGTACGACAAGCGGACATGGACGTACATCTTCGGCGCCTGCTGCGCCACCACCGTGTTCATCCCCTCCTTCCACAACTACCGGATCTGGTCCTTCCTCGGCCTCCTCATGACCACCTACACCGCATGGTACCTCACCATTGCCGCCATCGCACACGGTCAG GTGGAAGGAGTGACACACTCAGGTCCAAGCAAGATGGTGCTCTACTTCACGGGGGCCACTAACATCCTCTACACATTTGGAGGCCATGCTGTCACTGT GGAGATCATGCACGCGATGTGGAAGCCTCAGAAGTTCAAGCTCATCTACCTGGTGGCCACGCTCTACGTGCTGACACTGACGCTGCCATCCGCCTCCGCCGTCTACTGGGCGTTCGGCGACATGCTCCTGGACCACTCCAACGCCTTCTCCCTCCTCCCGCGCTCCGGCTTCCGTGACGCTGCCGTCATCCTCATGCTCATCCACCAG TTCATCACGTTCGGGTTCGCGTGCACGCCGCTCTACTTCGTGTGGGAGAAGCTGATCGGCGTGCACGAGACGGGGAGCGTGGCGCTGCGCGCCGCAGCGCGGCTCCCCGTCGTGGTGCCCATCTGGTTCCTGGCCATCATCTTTCCCTTCTTCGGCCCCATCAACTCCACCGTGGGCTCGCTGCTGGTCAGCTTCACCGTCTACATCATCCCGGCGCTGGCGCACATGGCCACCTTCGCGCCGCCGGCCGCCAGGGAGAACGCCGTCGAGCGGCCGCCACGCGGGGTCGGCGGCTGGGCCGGGATGTACGCCGCCAACTGCTTCGTCGTGGCGTGGGTGCTCGTCGTTGGATTTGGGTTTGGAGGCTGGGCTAGCACCGTCAACTTCGTCCGACAGGTCGATACCTTTGGGCTCTTCACAAGGTGCTACCAGTGCCCGCCCAAGCACTGA
- the LOC8073633 gene encoding cell wall integrity and stress response component 1: MPCPPMAASAKKMSRVPDRKKPSRSSSSSSSSSSWVARSMGFYYHSSTTSSSKSRAQATDGKDSNVDKQSNGSSTSKKNKKRSISIGRSLTCAGRSSICSTKESSVMSRDHGDRDRGAARSASSRSLRAPDVDAVYAAAVSATSSFNSETTAATTAVTTSSSSPLSSALSSPLSSIGGSSFRGVQQIRKLSRCYECHSVFDPRSFAAAATAAFPCADCDEVFNKAESLELHRATRHAVSELGSEDTSRNIVEIIFQSSWLRKQAPVCKIERILKVQSSERTVKRFEQYKESIRERASSDQGPGKKNPRCVADGNELLRFHCTTFTCSLGLAGTTALCCRSPASAPCNLCSIIRDGFRVDGDGKIATMATSGRAHDMAQVLSDSDKRAMLVCRVVAGRVKKATSDEKSSEDYCDFDSVSSSTEGVYSDLDELFVFNPRAILPCFVVIYSGY, from the exons ATGCCTTGTCCTCCAATGGCCGCCAGTGCCAAGAAGATGAGCAGAGTACCTGACAGGAAGAAGCCGTCTCGGtcttcttcgtcgtcgtcgtcgtcgtcgtcgtgggtCGCTAGGTCCATGGGGTTCTACTACCATTCTTCAACAACATCCTCCAGCAAGAGCAGAGCCCAGGCAACAGACGGCAAGGACAGCAACGTCGACAAGCAGAGCAACGGCAGCAGCACcagcaagaagaacaagaagaggaGCATCAGCATCGGCCGGAGCCTGACGTGCGCGGGCCGGTCGTCCATCTGCAGCACCAAGGAGAGCTCGGTGATGAGCCGGGACCATGGCGACCGTGACCGCGGCGCCGCCCGCAGCGCCTCGAGCAGGTCGCTCAGGGCCCCCGACGTCGACGCCGTGTACGCTGCCGCCGTCTCGGCCACGTCGTCGTTCAACTCGGAGACCACGGCGGCGACCACCGCCGTCACGACGTCCTCGTCGTCGCCGCTCTCGTCCGCGCTCTCCTCGCCGCTCTCCTCCATCGGAGGAAGCTCCTTCCGCGGCGTGCAGCAGATCAGGAAGCTCTCCCGGTGCTACGAGTGCCACTCCGTCTTCGACCCCAGAagcttcgccgccgccgccaccgctgcATTCCCCTGCGCCGACTGCGACGAGGTGTTCAACAAGGCAGAGTCGCTTGAGCTCCACAGAGCAACCAGACACGCAG TTTCGGAGCTGGGATCCGAGGACACGAGCAGGAACATTGTGGAGATCATATTCCAGTCGAGCTGGCTGAGGAAGCAGGCGCCGGTCTGCAAGATCGAGCGGATCCTCAAGGTACAGAGCAGCGAGAGGACGGTGAAGAGGTTCGAGCAGTACAAGGAGAGCATCAGGGAGAGGGCGAGCAGCGACCAGGGGCCGGGGAAGAAGAACCCTCGGTGCGTCGCCGACGGCAACGAGCTCCTCAGGTTCCACTGCACCACCTTCACCTGCTCCCTCGGCCTCGCCGGCACCACCGCGCTGTGCTGCCGGTCGCCGGCGTCGGCGCCGTGCAACCTGTGCAGCATCATCAGGGACGGTTTCAG GGTGGATGGTGATGGGAAGATTGCGACAATGGCGACGAGCGGCCGTGCTCACGACATGGCTCAGGTGCTGTCGGACAGTGACAAGAGGGCGATGCTGGTGTGCAGAGTCGTTGCAGGGAGGGTCAAGAAGGCCACTAGTGATGAGAAGTCTTCAGAGGACTACTGTGACTTTGACTCTGTCAGCTCCAGCACAGAAGGTGTCTACTCAGATTTGGATGAACTGTTTGTGTTCAATCCGAGAGCTATACTGCCCTGCTTTGTAGTCATTTACAGTGGCTACTAA